Proteins from a genomic interval of Xylocopa sonorina isolate GNS202 chromosome 6, iyXylSono1_principal, whole genome shotgun sequence:
- the LOC143424796 gene encoding uncharacterized protein LOC143424796, translated as MATYLKRTSKLFDISLTRPLVDISLRDLMCPVCRSILIEPVTLPCAHNLCLKCLKGTFEHNSLSCPLCRVRVGSWLRTATKSETLVNNNLWELIRTKFSKEVERKYNGDDRNIDLNADFTSTNKVLSTAGEIRQEYEVQLQMAEEEIRCQRKAEQIASEALIRKIQEEEQQQQLAQLTQDQLLAKSLVKQQLEDKHQEVSKYNHSLSVSNSSFNSAKLNVATMTEVNSSKVEPHTSKCGKMSFPESEDSSGLKKSNIALISKIRAERYASNTKNNADLSSTCTDSTSKFYCQKSMPVYNAISRTLKHQTATKIIDPCVSKCSLEPRTSSSKIYGTQSKEELHIPNDVVNSKRKSLGVEVYVSSGDDDERMGSAESAGSHDSINQEIHHFKPIKAMPRTPLKISTDGRQIDPKLIRVVPILKRISNVIPKPPSQAHLKRIVGCSWSAFRGKTKSNFKEKDICKETIGQKPSTSCNQMHIIAGRMTKCQTHDSIRKLDFVSEASSDTNKNYAKNIINGTNKISKKLVLEEHRDIRRVEKSWKSHIRNGMVCKSKQQKSLWTIKDIKIPTNTKNVIDTETRNPTSSSISIKVSSPCDEESEIQEEGEITIENIAERIKKRKINSDKKNSTSVCFLNSDLETIVKRNTRKRLCRKEEPGRKMTDNVPVAMQKQTRTKFTTTALPKSKQRSRACPTKQSSTESSEMSNTSVAFNCQIGNSDLRKTTKDLKHSNSSINDEPVITYENVDGNNCNLSKSCDENQECVTENNNTTETSTAIEKNILSDEEIIKEQERMERLVIQEKEDFELAQRLQAKFDEMARIAGRTRRSKRAIENEGIELDLYKIDAGRNVQKAMNSHTAKSSILNHTINTKAKKRGRPPKRVK; from the exons ATGGCGACATATTTGAAGCGAACGTCAaaattgtttgatatttctttgACACGACCATTAGTGGATATTAGTCTTCGGGATTTAATGTGCCCAGTGTGCCGTAGTATCCTGATCGAACCAGTAACATTGCCGTGCGCGCacaatctttgtttaaaatgtttgaaAGGTACTTTCGAGCACAATAGCTTGAGTTGTCCTCTCTGTAGAGTACGAGTCGGCTCTTGGCTACGTACAGCAACGAAAAGCGAAACATTAGTTAACAACAATCTTTGGGAATTAATCCGGACTAAATTCTCCAAGGAAGTTGAAAGGAAATACAACGGCGACGACAGAAATATCGATTTGAATGCTG ACTTTACCAGCACGAATAAGGTACTTAGTACAGCCGGAGAAATTCGACAAGAATATGAAGTGCAACTTCAAATGGCAGAGGAAGAAATACGATGTCAAAGAAAAGCTGAACAAATAGCCAGCGAGGCTTTAATTCGCAAGATTCAAGAAGAGGAACAACAACAACAGTTAGCTCAATTAACTCAAGATCAGTTGCTTGCTAAATCATTGGTAAAGCAGCAACTCGAAGACAAGCATCAAGAAGTGTCCAAATATAACCACTCCCTTAGTGTATCTAATAGTTCTTTTAATTCCGCAAAGCTTAACGTTGCCACTATGACCGAGGTGAATTCCTCTAAAGTAGAACCTCATACCTCGAAGTGTGGGAAAATGTCTTTCCCGGAGTCTGAGGACAGTTCAGGGTTAAAAAAATCAAATATTGCGTTAATATCGAAAATTCGTGCTGAAAGATATGCATCCAATACAAAAAACAATGCGGACTTGTCTAGTACATGTACAGATTCTACGAGTAAATTTTATTGTCAAAAATCAATGCCTGTATATAATGCTATTTCAAGGACTTTAAAACATCAAACGGCAACAAAAATAATAGATCCTTGTGTCTCAAAGTGTTCGTTAGAACCTAGAACATCTTCATCAAAGATATATGGTACTCAAAGCAAAGAAGAATTGCACATACCAAATGACGTCGTGAATAGCAAAAGGAAAAGTTTAGGCGTGGAGGTGTACGTGTCCTCGGGAGACGACGATGAAAGAATGGGAAGTGCCGAAAGTGCTGGAAGTCACGATAGTATTAATCAAGAAATTCATCATTTTAAACCTATCAAAGCCATGCCAAGAACACCATTGAAGATATCTACAG ATGGCAGACAAATAGATCCAAAATTAATCAGAGTTGTTCCTATTCTAAAGAGGATATCCAATGTTATACCTAAACCTCCATCTCAAGCTCATTTGAAACGAATTGTTGGATGTTCTTGGAGTGCATTCAGAG GAAAAACTAAATCGAATTTTAAAGAGAAAGATATATGCAAGGAAACAATTGGGCAGAAACCATCAACATCCTGTAATCAGATGCATATAATTGCTGGCAGAATGACAAAATGTCAAACCCATGACAGTATTCGGAAACTTGATTTTGTTTCGGAAGCATCATCCGATACGAATAAAAATTATGCCAAGAATATAATTAATGGTACTAATAAAATCAGTAAAAAGTTAGTATTAGAGGAGCATAGAGATATTAGAAGGGTAGAAAAATCCTGGAAATCTCATATTAGAAATGGTATGGTATGTAAATCTAAACAACAAAAAAGCTTGTGGACTATAAAAGACATTAAAATTCCAACGAATACGAAAAACGTGATCGATACCGAAACAAGAAATCCAACTTCTTCCTCTATATCTATAAAAGTGAGTTCACCTTGCGACGAAGAATCCGAGATACAAGAAGAGGGTGAAATAACAATCGAAAATATTGCAGAAAGAATAAAGAAGAGGAAAATAAACTCCGATAAAAAGAATTCCACTAGTGTATGTTTTTTAAATTCGGATTTAGAAACAATTGTAAAAAGGAACACGAGAAAGAGATTATGTAGGAAGGAAGAACCCGGACGTAAGATGACTGACAACGTTCCTGTTGCAATGCAAAAACAGACTAGAACTAAGTTTACTACAACTGCCTTACCGAAATCGAAACAGCGAAGTAGAGCATGTCCGACTAAACAATCCAGTACAGAAAGTTCCGAGATGAGTAACACCTCCGTAGCGTTTAATTGCCAGATTGGTAATTCTGACCTAAGAAAAACAACCAAGGACCTGAAACATTCAAACAGTTCTATAAATGATGAACCGGTTATAACATATGAGAATGTGGATGGTAACAATTGTAATCTGTCGAAATCTTGTGACGAAAATCAAGAATGTGTAACAGAGAATAACAATACTACTGAGACAAGTACTGCTATAGAAAAAAATATACTCTCGGACGAAGAAATTATTAAAGAGCAGGAACGAATGGAGAGGCTGGTTATACAAGAAAAAGAAGATTTCGAATTAGCGCAAAGATTGCAAGCAAAATTCGACGAAATGGCAAGAATAGCTGGTCGAACTAGACGATCTAAAAGAGCGATCGAAAATGAAGGGATTGAATTAGATTTGTACAAAATTGATGCCGGGAGAAATGTACAAAAAGCAATGAATTCGCATACTGCCAAGTCATCGATTCTTAATCATACTATAAACACTAAGGCTAAGAAACGTGGTAGACCTCCGAAACGTGTGAAATAA